In Anopheles gambiae chromosome 2, idAnoGambNW_F1_1, whole genome shotgun sequence, a single window of DNA contains:
- the LOC1277265 gene encoding collagenase, producing MRRCSLLSVLVLVAAVCATEVVGIRPALRQDAPRGRVVGGALATAGQFPYAVGLVTHTGVIFTGRCAGSLISANYVLTAASCVQSATSAFAYLGGLRVDDQPEQGRERLLIERFILHTSFVEGGENFDVALGRLPRSVSFTDRIRPIRLPNRRQVQATFAGQQGTVFGWGRFGSGISNSAELRFGRAEIITNLACRVSLPTNTIGDAHMCTDGSVSSPCAGDNGAPLTIVDADGITTQVGVFSFNSVLGCDAGRAAVYTRLSAYLDWIGANSDVTIRDNF from the exons ATGCGGAGGTGCTCTCTGTTgtcggtgctggtgctggtggcagCAGTCTGCGCCACGGAGGTCGTAGGCATTCGTCCGGCGCTGCGCCAGGATGCCCCCCGGGGTCGCGTTGTTGGGGGAGCTCTCGCCACCGCTGGACAGTTCCCGTACGCCGTCGGGCTGGTAACGCACACCGGAGTCATCTTTACTGGGCGCTGTGCGGGCTCCCTCATTTCTGCCAACTATGTCCTCACGGCGGCGAGCTGCGTGCAGAG TGCCACGTCAGCGTTTGCCTACCTCGGAGGCCTGCGGGTGGACGACCAACCGGAGCAGGGCCGCGAACGACTCCTGATCGAACGCTTCATCCTGCACACGAGCTTTGTGGAGGGGGGCGAAAACTTTGACGTTGCCCTGGGGCGGCTCCCACGCTCTGTCAGCTTCACCGATCGCATTCGCCCAATACGGCTGCCAAACCGACGCCAGGTGCAGGCCACGTTCGCGGGCCAGCAGGGAACCGTGTTTGGGTGGGGCCGGTTCGGCTCGGGCATTAGCAATTCGGCCGAGCTGCGCTTTGGTCGGGCGGAGATCATTACCAATCTGGCCTGCCGGGTCAGCCTGCCGACGAACACGATCGGCGATGCGCACATGTGCACGGACGGGTCGGTCAGCTCGCCGTGTGCGGGCGATAATGGGGCACCGCTGACGATTGTGGACGCGGACGGCATCACGACGCAGGTCGGCGTGTTTTCGTTCAACTCGGTGCTTGGGTGTGACGCTGGACGGGCCGCTGTGTATACGCGGCTGTCGGCCTACCTGGACTGGATCGGTGCCAACTCCGATGTGACTATTCGGGATAATTTCTAA
- the LOC1277267 gene encoding cyclin-T produces the protein MASGSGSASGTTSKNDDSKWYFTAEQLANSPSRKAGMDADQELMYRQRAANLIQDMGQRLQVSQLCINTAIVYMHRFYAFHSFTQFHRNSIAAAALFLAAKVEEQPRKLEHIIKVVHISLGMEAPDPLRESYAEQAQDLVFNENVLLQTLGFDVAIDHPHTHVVKTCHLVKASKDLAQTSYFMASNSLHLTTMCLQYKPTVVACFCIHLACKWSRWEIPQSNEGRHWFHYVDKTVTLDLLKQLTDEFLHIFDRCPTRLKSKMKSIRADSGAEESGRRTGGSSSSSNSLMAAPSSSSVPRGLDEASTGSSSASSHHRPKQGSSSDMMKPHGMSSSGSHQKIPSSSSSSASSRSRSDRPPSASGTLAGQPQQQPPPPSQHYGSGSSSNSSSSTSSKGPMSSHRGSMQQPSSLQLNPSGAVPSQRSGSGYQGHEGGSKSRQPSSASGLLQQASGGAPAGSAGGSTASSGSSSSMHSGYNQMKADRHGSSGQKLPSKPPSSSSSSSSSGAAVGGPNYGTKQHPAPSSQPSSSSLFSHPPSYNQSISGRTTNVPLADQQSATSGSSSSNSGSSSNQPKPEPSTFRLLDESIGRLADPMQMCTPPKQSKPSSIFSPDWKDSQTESLQNLPSGKSRSSGHYGNVASAGGAPADRLLKPPKGSPSGKKQQQQQQQHHGMAGSRSDGQKKDRRMDGSVGGLAGQQPPASSKHQPMGHDKKSLGPPSSSLPMVGGTTNLSSTGSNNGSSSNNSHTSHNLKRALDGTAMPPHQDPSGPLGSLTGNGGNTHSSGNAGGLLSSQAKRPHPSNEQIRQDDGTDFREQKVRRTAEPSGSSFLPSSGSPSDQLFNSSFDLASTFDKMDDSSSLFNFNDPGSLLSQPLLSDSKPSTLAKSGGIFSNTINGIETNAALVSSLLKESLFNETPKFGSLYGGTSDPPPSSGSRTDVTDSKPLDTTGGSSAQPANETKPQLASMESLLGLPPTSAASGQQQLPTAAGGGGPNDATQPGAVPPSYPWVTTGNAAQMGDAPAAATATAPPTAALAPASADVAAQQQQQPAATASTASDPDTDTGGHRSKSEKKKKKEKHKHKEKDKTKDRDREEKKKHKKDKDKHRDRERDREKGDHHAGATGAGPDGAGAGHQGVGHSAPQDPPGPIKIKLNRAILPPSVDGVGLHGSGSAPSGGPANDGLKIKIPKDRLSGSSSLPGGGGSAAAGGSSHGGGGGPSGGGVGGGGSASLKLKISKDKIEHYNISATSDGGGGTGGIGSGGALGAAGLPMGGPSAMGGPGGSGSKKKDKDRDKDREKSKSKSSSSSSSAEHGSRQNGGSGGGSAASGNSSSKSSSKNLSTLQQPQQQQQQQQYGMYNANQSMQATNAAMASMAGMVPGGGMHGGSYHQQPGFDYLQQQQSVAALQQQQQQQQQQYYSQYGQFGQQQQQQQQQFQQQMAASGPGSMLLNASSGPAGMLGKLPGQPGGGGGGSTGGLQPSALPPYYYGGGSGTGTATNQGAGKK, from the exons ATGGCTTCTGGCAGTGGTAGCGCAAGCGGAACGACGAGCAAGAACGATGACTCCAAATGGTACTTCACGGCCGAGCAGCTCGCCAACTCGCCGAGCCGCAAGGCGGGCATGGACGCGGACCAGGAGCTTATGTACAGACAGCGAGCCGCCAACCTGATACAGGACATGGGCCAGCGGTTGCAAGT ATCACAGCTCTGCATCAATACGGCCATCGTGTACATGCATCGGTTCTATGCGTTTCACTCGTTCACGCAGTTCCATCGCAACAGCATAGCGGCGGCCGCCCTGTTCCTAGCAGCAAAG GTCGAAGAGCAACCACGCAAGCTCGAGCACATCATCAAGGTGGTGCACATTAGTCTCGGGATGGAAGCGCCGGATCCGCTGCGGGAAAGCTACGCCGAACAGGCGCAGGACCTGGTGTTCAACGAGAACGTGCTGCTGCAGACGCTCGGCTTCGATGTGGCGATCGATCATCCCCATACGCACGTGGTCAAAACATGCCACCTGGTGAAAG CTTCCAAAGATTTGGCACAGACGTCCTACTTCATGGCATCCAACAG CTTACACCTTACAACCATGTGCCTGCAGTACAAACCGACGGTTGTGGCCTGCTTCTGCATACACCTTGCCTGCAAGTGGTCCCGCTGGGAG ATCCCCCAGTCGAACGAGGGCCGGCACTGGTTTCACTACGTGGACAAGACAGTAACGCTCGATCTGCTGAAGCAGCTGACGGATGAGTTTCTTCACATCTTCGACCGCTGCCCGACGCGGCTGAAAAGCAAGATGAAGTCGATACGGGCCGACTCGGGTGCG GAGGAATCGGGCAGACGAACAGGTggaagcagtagcagcagcaacagcctaATGGCGGCACCATCCTCATCGTCCGTACCGCGCGGCCTGGATGAAGCCAGCACCGGCTCATCGTCCGCCTCTAGTCATCATCGTCCCAAACAGGGTTCCAGCT CCGATATGATGAAACCGCACGGTATGTCGTCTTCCGGAAGCCATCAAAAGATTCCTTCCTCCTCGTCGAGTTCCGCCAGTTCCCGGTCGCGCTCCGACCGGCCTCCCTCCGCCTCCGGTACGCTCGCCGGGCAGCCGCAGCAAcagccgccaccaccgtcCCAGCATTACGGTagtggcagcagtagcaacagcagcagcagcacgagcagCAAGGGCCCGATGTCGTCGCATCGGGGCAGCATGCAGCAGCCGTCCTCGCTGCAACTCAACCCGTCCGGTGCGGTCCCATCGCAGCGTTCCGGCTCGGGGTATCAGGGACACGAGGGCGGCAGCAAATCGCGCCAACCCTCGTCCGCTTCCGGGCTGCTGCAGCAGGCCAGCGGAGGTGCGCCCGCCGGAAGCGCTGGCGGAAGCACGGCTTCCTCCGGCTCTTCGTCGTCCATGCATTCCGGCTACAATCAGATGAAGGCCGACCggcacggcagcagcggccaGAAGCTGCCATCCAAGCCACCGTCCTcttcgtcgtcctcgtcctcatcGGGTGCTGCCGTGGGCGGTCCCAACTACGGCACGAAGCAACATCCGGCTCCATCGTCccagccgtcgtcgtcgtctctcTTTTCCCATCCGCCCAGCTACAACCAGTCGATCAGTGGCCGAACGACGAACGTCCCGCTCGCCGATCAGCAATCGGCGACgagcggtagcagcagcagcaacagtggcagcagcagtaatcAGCCAAAACCGGAGCCCAGCACGTTCCGGTTGCTCGACGAGTCGATCGGCCGGCTGGCGGACCCGATGCAGATGTGCACGCCACCGAAGCAAAGCAAACCGTCGTCCATCTTCAGCCCGGACTGGAAGGACTCGCAAACCGAATCGCTGCAGAACCTGCCGTCGGGCAAATCGCGCTCGAGCGGCCACTATGGTAATGTGGCGTCGGCCGGTGGTGCGCCAGCCGACCGATTGCTGAAACCGCCCAAGGGAAGCCCGAGCGGgaagaagcagcaacagcagcagcagcagcaccacggcATGGCTGGTTCGCGCTCCGATGGCCAGAAGAAGGATCGCCGCATGGACGGTTCGGTTGGGGGGCTCGCCGGGCAACAGCCACCCGCTTCCAGCAAGCATCAGCCGATGGGCCACGACAAGAAGTCGCTCGGCCCGCCCAGTTCCTCCCTGCCGATGGTGGGCGGCACCACCAACCTGAGCAGCACCGGTAGCAATaatggtagcagcagcaacaacagccacaCTAGCCACAATTTGAAGCGGGCGCTGGACGGTACGGCCATGCCCCCGCACCAGGACCCGTCCGGACCGCTGGGCAGCCTGACGGGCAATGGTGGCAACACTCATTCCAGTGGCAACGCCGGCGGCCTGCTGTCGTCGCAGGCGAAGCGACCGCACCCGAGCAACGAGCAGATCCGGCAGGACGACGGGACCGACTTTCGAGAGCAGAAGGTGCGCCGAACGGCGGAACCGTCCGGCTCCTCCTTCCTCCCGTCGTCCGGCTCGCCCTCCGACCAACTGTTCAACTCGTCGTTCGACCTGGCCAGCACGTTCGACAAGATGGACGATTCGTCGTCGCTGTTCAACTTCAACGATCCCGGCTCGCTGCTGTCCCAGCCGCTGCTGAGCGACTCGAAACCGTCGACGCTGGCCAAGAGCGGCGGCATCTTCAGCAACACGATCAACGGCATCGAGACGAACGCGGCACTGGTGAGCAGCCTGCTCAAGGAGAGCCTGTTCAACGAGACGCCCAAGTTTGGCTCCCTGTACGGCGGCACGAGTGATCCGCCGCCCAGCAGCGGATCGCGCACCGATGTGACCGACTCGAAGCCGCTCGATACGACGGGTGGCTCCTCGGCACAGCCGGCGAATGAAACGAAACCACAGCTTGCTTCGATGGAAAGTCTGCTCGGGCTTCCACCGACTTCGGCCGCCTCTGGGCAGCAACAATTGCCAACTGcagccggcggtggtggcccCAACGATGCCACCCAGCCCGGTGCGGTTCCACCTTCCTACCCGTGGGTGACGACCGGCAACGCTGCCCAGATGGGTGACGCTCCTGCAGCCGCTACCGCCACCGCACCCCCGACGGCAGCACTGGCTCCCGCCTCCGCCGATGTCgcagcacaacagcagcagcaaccggcaGCGACTGCCTCGACCGCTTCCGACCCGGACACCGACACCGGCGGCCATCGGTCCAAAtcggagaagaaaaagaagaaggaaaagcacAAGCACAAGGAAAAGGACAAGACGAAGGACCGCGACcgggaggagaagaaaaagcacaaaaaagacaAGGACAAGCACCGGGATCGGGAGCGCGACCGGGAGAAGGGCGACCATCATGCCGGGGCGACGGGTGCCGGTCCGGATGGGGCCGGCGCCGGCCATCAGGGCGTCGGTCACTCGGCGCCGCAGGATCCGCCCGGCCCGATCAAGATCAAGCTGAACCGGGCGATCCTACCGCCCTCGGTGGATGGCGTCGGGTTGCACGGGTCGGGGTCCGCCCCGTCCGGTGGGCCGGCGAACGATGGGCTGAAGATAAAAATTCCCAAGGACAGACTGTCCGGTTCGTCCTCACTgcccggcggcggcggttcgGCAGCGGCCGGCGGTTCGTCCcacggaggtggtggtggtccgtccggcggcggcgtcggaggaggaggatcgGCTTCCTTGAAGTTGAAAATTTCCAAGGATAAGATAGAACATTACAACATCAGCGCTACgagcgatggtggtggtggcacggGTGGAATTGGCAGCGGTGGTGCGTTGGGGGCGGCCGGGCTACCGATGGGCGGTCCGAGCGCAATGGGCGGCCCCGGTGGCAGTGGTAGCAAAAAGAAGGACAAGGATCGCGATAAGGATCGCGAGAAGAGCAAATCCAAGTCCTCcagctcgtcgtcgtcggcggaGCATGGCAGCCGGCAGAATGGGGGAAGCGGCGGCGGCTCGGCGGCTTCCGgcaacagcagtagcaaatCTTCCAGCAAG AATCTTTCAACGTTACAGCaaccccagcagcagcagcagcagcagcagtacggtaTGTACAATGCGAACCAATCGATGCAGGCGACCAACGCAGCAATGGCATCAATGGCTGGGATGGTGCCAGGCGGCGGTATGCACGGTGGCAGTTACCATCAACAGCCCGGTTTCGACTatctacagcagcaacaatcggTCGCAgcactccagcagcagcagcaacagcaacagcagcagtactaTTCCCAATACGGTCAGTTcggccaacagcagcagcagcagcagcaacagtttcAGCAACAAATGGCCGCATCCGGTCCTGGTTCGATGCTGCTGAACGCATCGTCCGGGCCGGCAGGGATGCTCGGTAAGCTACCGGGGCAAccaggcggcggcggcggtggttcTACGGGCGGTCTGCAACCGTCCGCACTGCCACCGTACTACTACGGTGGAGGTTCCGGTACGGGTACGGCCACCAACCAGGGTGCTGGTAAAAAATAA
- the LOC1277269 gene encoding uncharacterized protein LOC1277269 isoform X1: MRSVISARRVCFSKLRVNIIAFQQQFFHSMGPTHLHAGRTGSRGGPSPGTSSQAMDHAQALRTQIQKEIEEKAKVCSNTQYECTLPRVDSYAYCFRHILQDPDAPYKQCEYEFANGRRCLEPSPKYDAKRDYGSNYCFEHSRQTQLIKTKSTIGKLVPVETTETLLNGLTHHVKVDKVKQHYLGSSTPLKITVHEDDDDTDVDVVTPSVDPFVDVDVTTVNDAGRIILDYASDSSDEDEALANPTYGSTWKAHEMDNSDNESVDSQSDDPLKHAGIYTAEEATRITKEKLTRLQTLYIEQIHRLQHVLRERRRNYLREQRAERDYHCSIFDQVKQTPRERMLYEQLKGLNRYHRKHGVEAILQRKYLEKRAKATEGLQQKPPSLPKCAYTEGGVKCGERTLPCCKHCRKHILEDKKQVLFRACGIEKSGVVCQEPLAGLFENVTCPLHMELPAQRSFNKRKYESESEGEGEVSGMEPPVVVVAGVEKSSAKAANETNAATTQAGAPEDKKAVKVEPKAGGDGTVDAKAPVKVENNKRKVIKTEPVTPVPRVRNTRSSRAAMAMQEDAPAEQPAPEQQAAEGELKKEQTEAKENENNVTSAAATVDQTDDGIVDLEESLLPVSIIPNKNLKPDEATVAEQVGEMDTMDTSTEAAESAKEAMETETTDERQAEPPSTVPDQPKEGADGDKKEEEKNTKTEEATEESSVAAEKEEPTTTTTTTITATENSQPKDADDTSTTAPVEESASTAPKESDARTDQTPKAQPKPQPSPLTARQRKLRLATDRKESAAKGTNETATTTATDEVSGTSDEEKAKKAKAGKAEPSSGSSSSSSSAAGGSGSEQKSRRQK, encoded by the exons ATGCGAAGCGTCATTTCAGCCAGAAGAGTGTGTTTCTCGAAGCTCCGCGTAAATATTATTGCTTTCCAACAACAGTTCTTTCATT CGATGGGACCGACACACCTACACGCGGGACGCACGGGCAGTCGCGGCGGGCCGAGCCCGGGCACCTCCAGTCAGGCGATGGACCATGCACAGGCCCTCCGCACCCAGATCCAGAAAGAGATCGAAGAAAAGGCCAAGGTCTGCTCCAACACACAATACGAGTGTACGCTGCCCCGTGTCGACTCGTACGCCTACTGCTTCCGGCACATCCTGCAGGACCCGGACGCACCGTACAAGCAGTGCGAGTACGAGTTCGCGAACGGGCGCCGCTGCCTGGAGCCGTCGCCGAAGTACGACGCCAAGCGGGACTACGGCTCCAACTACTGCTTCGAGCACAGCCGCCAGACGCAGCTGATCAAGACCAAGTCCACGATCGGGAAGCTGGTGCCGGTGGAGACGACCGAAACGCTGCTGAACGGTCTAACGCACCACGTGAAGGTGGACAAGGTGAAGCAGCACTACCTGGGAAGCAGCACACCGCTGAAGATAACCGTACATGAGGACGATGACGACACGGATGTGGACGTTGTAACGCCCTCGGTCGATCCTTTCG TTGACGTCGACGTTACGACGGTGAACGATGCCGGCCGGATCATCCTCGACTATGCGTCCGACTCGAGCGACGAGGATGAAGCGCTCGCCAATCCGACGTACGGCTCCACCTGGAAGGCGCACGAGATGGACAACTCGGACAACGAGAGCGTCGACTCGCAGAGCGATGACCCGCTGAAGCACGCCGGCATCTACACGGCCGAGGAGGCGACGCGCATCACGAAGGAAAAGCTGACCCGACTGCAGACGCTCTACATCGAGCAGATCCACCGCCTGCAGCACGTGTTGCGCGAGCGCCGGCGCAACTATCTGCGGGAGCAGCGGGCCGAGCGCGACTATCACTGCAGCATCTTCGATCAGGTCAAGCAGACGCCCCGCGAGCGTATGCTGTACGAGCAGCTGAAGGGTTTGAACCGGTACCACCGGAAGCACGGGGTGGAGGCGATTCTGCAGCGCAAATATCTGGAGAAGCGGGCCAAAGCGACGGAGGGCCTGCAGCAGAAACCCCCCTCGCTGCCCAAGTGTGCGTACACGGAGGGTGGGGTGAAGTGCGGGGAGCGCACCCTGCCCTGCTGCAAGCACTGCCGCAAGCACATCCTGGAGGACAAGAAGCAGGTGCTGTTCCGGGCGTGCGGCATCGAGAAGAGTGGCGTGGTGTGCCAGGAACCGCTGGCCGGCCTGTTCGAGAACGTGACCTGCCCGCTGCACATGGAGCTGCCGGCGCAGCGATCGTTCAACAAGCGCAAGTACGAATCGGAATCGGAGGGAGAGGGCGAGGTGAGCGGAATGGAgccgccggtggtggtggtggctgggGTGGAAAAATCATCCGCCAAAGCGGCGAACGAGACGAACGCTGCTACAACGCAGGCCGGAGCGCCGGAGGACAAGAAGGCGGTAAAGGTGGAGCCAAAGGCAGGTGGTGATGGCACGGTGGACGCCAAGGCTCCGGTAAAGGTGGAAAACAACAAGCGCAAAGTGATCAAAACGGAACCGGTAACGCCGGTACCGCGGGTCCGCAATACACGGTCGTCCCGGGCAGCAATGGCGATGCAGGAAGATGCTCCGGCTGAGCAACCTGCCCCCGAACAGCAAGCAGCAGAAGGCGAATTGAAGAAGGAACAAACCGAAGCgaaggaaaacgaaaacaatgtcaccagtgctgctgctaccgtcGACCAAACGGATGATGGCATTGTCGATTTAGAAGAGAGTCTACTGCCAGTCAGTATTATTCCCAACAAGAACCTAAAGCCGGACGAAGCAACTGTCGCTGAGCAGGTAGGCGAAATGGACACGATGGACACATCGACAGAAGCGGCTGAAAGCGCCAAGGAAGCGATGGAAACGGAAACCACTGACGAAAGGCAGGCCGAACCCCCCTCCACCGTTCCCGATCAACCGAAGGAAGGTGCCGATGGCgacaaaaaagaggaagagaaaaatacaaaaacagaagaagcaaCGGAGGAGTCAAGTGTTGCTGCAGAAAAAGAGGaacctactactactactactactaccatcACCGCAACGGAAAACAGCCAGCCCAAGGATGCAGACGACACGAGCACCACCGCACCCGTCGAAGAGAGCGCATCAACGGCACCAAAGGAAAGCGATGCCCGGACCGACCAAACACCTAAAGCACAGCCAAAGCCACAGCCATCACCGTTAACGGCCAGGCAAAGAAAACTCCGGCTTGCCACGGATAGGAAAGAATCGGCAGCGAAGGGTACGAACGAAACGGCGACCACAACCGCAACGGACGAAGTGAGCGGCACGTCGGACGAGGAAAAGGCTAAAAAGGCGAAGGCCGGAAAGGCGGAACCATCGagcggtagtagtagtagtagtagtagtgcggCTGGTGGGAGTGGCTCGGAGCAAAAATCTCGTCGCCAGAAGTGA
- the LOC1277269 gene encoding uncharacterized protein LOC1277269 isoform X2, whose translation MGPTHLHAGRTGSRGGPSPGTSSQAMDHAQALRTQIQKEIEEKAKVCSNTQYECTLPRVDSYAYCFRHILQDPDAPYKQCEYEFANGRRCLEPSPKYDAKRDYGSNYCFEHSRQTQLIKTKSTIGKLVPVETTETLLNGLTHHVKVDKVKQHYLGSSTPLKITVHEDDDDTDVDVVTPSVDPFVDVDVTTVNDAGRIILDYASDSSDEDEALANPTYGSTWKAHEMDNSDNESVDSQSDDPLKHAGIYTAEEATRITKEKLTRLQTLYIEQIHRLQHVLRERRRNYLREQRAERDYHCSIFDQVKQTPRERMLYEQLKGLNRYHRKHGVEAILQRKYLEKRAKATEGLQQKPPSLPKCAYTEGGVKCGERTLPCCKHCRKHILEDKKQVLFRACGIEKSGVVCQEPLAGLFENVTCPLHMELPAQRSFNKRKYESESEGEGEVSGMEPPVVVVAGVEKSSAKAANETNAATTQAGAPEDKKAVKVEPKAGGDGTVDAKAPVKVENNKRKVIKTEPVTPVPRVRNTRSSRAAMAMQEDAPAEQPAPEQQAAEGELKKEQTEAKENENNVTSAAATVDQTDDGIVDLEESLLPVSIIPNKNLKPDEATVAEQVGEMDTMDTSTEAAESAKEAMETETTDERQAEPPSTVPDQPKEGADGDKKEEEKNTKTEEATEESSVAAEKEEPTTTTTTTITATENSQPKDADDTSTTAPVEESASTAPKESDARTDQTPKAQPKPQPSPLTARQRKLRLATDRKESAAKGTNETATTTATDEVSGTSDEEKAKKAKAGKAEPSSGSSSSSSSAAGGSGSEQKSRRQK comes from the exons ATGGGACCGACACACCTACACGCGGGACGCACGGGCAGTCGCGGCGGGCCGAGCCCGGGCACCTCCAGTCAGGCGATGGACCATGCACAGGCCCTCCGCACCCAGATCCAGAAAGAGATCGAAGAAAAGGCCAAGGTCTGCTCCAACACACAATACGAGTGTACGCTGCCCCGTGTCGACTCGTACGCCTACTGCTTCCGGCACATCCTGCAGGACCCGGACGCACCGTACAAGCAGTGCGAGTACGAGTTCGCGAACGGGCGCCGCTGCCTGGAGCCGTCGCCGAAGTACGACGCCAAGCGGGACTACGGCTCCAACTACTGCTTCGAGCACAGCCGCCAGACGCAGCTGATCAAGACCAAGTCCACGATCGGGAAGCTGGTGCCGGTGGAGACGACCGAAACGCTGCTGAACGGTCTAACGCACCACGTGAAGGTGGACAAGGTGAAGCAGCACTACCTGGGAAGCAGCACACCGCTGAAGATAACCGTACATGAGGACGATGACGACACGGATGTGGACGTTGTAACGCCCTCGGTCGATCCTTTCG TTGACGTCGACGTTACGACGGTGAACGATGCCGGCCGGATCATCCTCGACTATGCGTCCGACTCGAGCGACGAGGATGAAGCGCTCGCCAATCCGACGTACGGCTCCACCTGGAAGGCGCACGAGATGGACAACTCGGACAACGAGAGCGTCGACTCGCAGAGCGATGACCCGCTGAAGCACGCCGGCATCTACACGGCCGAGGAGGCGACGCGCATCACGAAGGAAAAGCTGACCCGACTGCAGACGCTCTACATCGAGCAGATCCACCGCCTGCAGCACGTGTTGCGCGAGCGCCGGCGCAACTATCTGCGGGAGCAGCGGGCCGAGCGCGACTATCACTGCAGCATCTTCGATCAGGTCAAGCAGACGCCCCGCGAGCGTATGCTGTACGAGCAGCTGAAGGGTTTGAACCGGTACCACCGGAAGCACGGGGTGGAGGCGATTCTGCAGCGCAAATATCTGGAGAAGCGGGCCAAAGCGACGGAGGGCCTGCAGCAGAAACCCCCCTCGCTGCCCAAGTGTGCGTACACGGAGGGTGGGGTGAAGTGCGGGGAGCGCACCCTGCCCTGCTGCAAGCACTGCCGCAAGCACATCCTGGAGGACAAGAAGCAGGTGCTGTTCCGGGCGTGCGGCATCGAGAAGAGTGGCGTGGTGTGCCAGGAACCGCTGGCCGGCCTGTTCGAGAACGTGACCTGCCCGCTGCACATGGAGCTGCCGGCGCAGCGATCGTTCAACAAGCGCAAGTACGAATCGGAATCGGAGGGAGAGGGCGAGGTGAGCGGAATGGAgccgccggtggtggtggtggctgggGTGGAAAAATCATCCGCCAAAGCGGCGAACGAGACGAACGCTGCTACAACGCAGGCCGGAGCGCCGGAGGACAAGAAGGCGGTAAAGGTGGAGCCAAAGGCAGGTGGTGATGGCACGGTGGACGCCAAGGCTCCGGTAAAGGTGGAAAACAACAAGCGCAAAGTGATCAAAACGGAACCGGTAACGCCGGTACCGCGGGTCCGCAATACACGGTCGTCCCGGGCAGCAATGGCGATGCAGGAAGATGCTCCGGCTGAGCAACCTGCCCCCGAACAGCAAGCAGCAGAAGGCGAATTGAAGAAGGAACAAACCGAAGCgaaggaaaacgaaaacaatgtcaccagtgctgctgctaccgtcGACCAAACGGATGATGGCATTGTCGATTTAGAAGAGAGTCTACTGCCAGTCAGTATTATTCCCAACAAGAACCTAAAGCCGGACGAAGCAACTGTCGCTGAGCAGGTAGGCGAAATGGACACGATGGACACATCGACAGAAGCGGCTGAAAGCGCCAAGGAAGCGATGGAAACGGAAACCACTGACGAAAGGCAGGCCGAACCCCCCTCCACCGTTCCCGATCAACCGAAGGAAGGTGCCGATGGCgacaaaaaagaggaagagaaaaatacaaaaacagaagaagcaaCGGAGGAGTCAAGTGTTGCTGCAGAAAAAGAGGaacctactactactactactactaccatcACCGCAACGGAAAACAGCCAGCCCAAGGATGCAGACGACACGAGCACCACCGCACCCGTCGAAGAGAGCGCATCAACGGCACCAAAGGAAAGCGATGCCCGGACCGACCAAACACCTAAAGCACAGCCAAAGCCACAGCCATCACCGTTAACGGCCAGGCAAAGAAAACTCCGGCTTGCCACGGATAGGAAAGAATCGGCAGCGAAGGGTACGAACGAAACGGCGACCACAACCGCAACGGACGAAGTGAGCGGCACGTCGGACGAGGAAAAGGCTAAAAAGGCGAAGGCCGGAAAGGCGGAACCATCGagcggtagtagtagtagtagtagtagtgcggCTGGTGGGAGTGGCTCGGAGCAAAAATCTCGTCGCCAGAAGTGA
- the LOC1277271 gene encoding DAZ-associated protein 2, translating to MNNKGVNGYPTYDAVQQAAQQAAYQQYMHNNQMHAHAQLPPSYNSVVTSMTPTYPPYPPGVVPQPYYANSWSVNPSPQAQFAPQPPPYASAPAAVAAIPAQSMHPQMYQYQIAAAPPPQAQPPQVYQTPVYPVQGAMFDAGARFGKTGGQPTIPPPPPGIAPNAAQMASMHGQQVMMAKKKNNFLHGGNGGGYTFW from the exons ATGAACAACAAAGGAGTTAATG GATATCCTACGTATGACGCCGTACAGCAGGCCGCACAGCAGGCTGCATATCAGCAATACATGCATAACAACCAG ATGCACGCACATGCACAACTTCCGCCTTCGTACAACTCGGTGGTGACCAGTATGACGCCAACCTACCCGCCatatccgcccggagtcgtgcCCCAGCCGTACTACGCCAACAGCTGGAGCGTGAACCCGTCCCCCCAGGCCCAGTTTGCCCCGCAGCCACCGCCGTACGCGAGTGCACCGGCGGCCGTTGCCGCCATCCCGGCGCAGTCGATGCATCCGCAGATGTACCAGTACCAGATTGCGGCCGCTCCACCGCCCCAGGCCCAGCCACCGCAGGTCTACCAGACGCCCGTCTATCCGGTGCAG GGTGCCATGTTCGATGCCGGTGCGCGGTTCGGCAAGACCGGAGGCCAGCCAACGattccaccgccaccgcccggGATCGCCCCGAACGCGGCCCAGATGGCCTCGATGCACGGTCAGCAGGTGATGatggccaagaagaagaacaactTCCTGCACGGTGGCAACGGGGGCGGCTACACGTTTTGGTGA